CATGTCCGCTTTGTTGCGGGTGCGGGCCCGGCCGACTGCCATCTTCTGGGACACCCCGCCGGGGCATGTCCCACTAGTTGCGGGTCCGGATGCCGTGCACCCGCGTCTTATGGGACGTGCACGCGCGGCGTGTGCGCACGCGGCCTCCGCGCTTACGCCTCACACGCGTCCGCGGTCATCCTCCTGGGCATGTCCGCTTTGTTGCGGGTGCGGACTCGGTCGACCCGCACCTTCTGAGACACCGCGCCGGGGCATGTCCCACTAGTCGCGGGTCCGGATGCCGTGCACCCGCACCTTCTGGGACATGAGCGTGGGTGGTGGAGGGGTCATGCCTCCGGGGCGTGGAAGGTCAGCATCCGCACGGCCGCCGCGATCGTCGCGGCGAGCACTTCGTCAGGACTCCCGTCGAGCTGCAGATGCCGATGGCCAGCATCCGTCCGCGTCGCCCAGCCGAGGTACACCGTGCCCGGCGGATGCCCTCCGTCGGGTCCGGGGCCGCCGACGCCCGTGGTCGAGACGGCGAGGTCCACTTCGAAGAGCTCGCGGGCGCCGCGGGCCAGCTGCTCGGCGCACTCGGCAGAGCACGGATCCGTCCCAGGCTCGAGTCCGAGCAACCGCTCTTTCACGTCGGTGAAGTAGGCCACGATCCCGCCGGCGAACCATGTGGCGGTTCCTTCGCCGGCCCCGACGTGACCGGCGAGGTTTCCCGAGGTCAGCGATTCGGCGACGGCGATCCGCAAGCCGCGCGTGCGGGCGATGTCACTGAGCTGGTCGAGGTCTTCCATGAGGCACGACGCTACGCGGCGGCCGCCGACGGCGCCACGGGGCTTGACACCGCATCCTGCGAGACGTGCGCGCGGCGGATGTCCCAGAACCTGCGGGTCGATGGCGCACGCACCCGCGTCTTCTGAGACATGCGACCGCAGGATGTCTCAGAACCTGCGGGTGGTTCGCATCCGCACCCGCGTCTTCTGGGACATGCGCAAGGCGGGGCGGGTGAACCTGCCGGCGGAGGGGATGTCTCAGAACCTGCGGGTGGAACGCGTCCGCACCGGCAAGTATTGGGACACGCGACCAGGGGATGTCCCAGAACCTGCGGGTCGTCGGCCTCCGCACCCGCATCTTGTGGGACATGCGACCCCGGGTCGGATCGGGGCGGGGCGCCCAGGCGCCAGCACGAGAACGACGAAAGACCCCGGATACCGCGCAGCGCAGCATCCGGGGTCCTTGGGGTCAGATCAGGCGGGGTCGCCGCCGATCGGACCGACCGCCTCGAGAGGCTTCGGGTCGTCGGCGCCCGACTTGCGCACCCGCGCGATGAGGTTGCCGAGGTGATAGATCAGGATGGCGCCGACTGTGGCGAGCACGATGCCGCCGAGCTGGAAGCCCGAGTCCGGGTCGACGATCTGGAACCCGCCGACCGCGACGATCAGCCCGACCGCGGCGGTGTACTGGTTCACCGGACGCGAGAAGTCCACCCGGTTGTCGACCCAGATCTTGATGCCGATCACGCCGATGAGGCCGTACAGCGCGGTGGTCACGCCGCCGAGCACGCCGGCGGGCACCGAGTTGATCACGGCCCCGAACTTCGGCGACATGCTCAGCAGGATCGCGGTGATGCCGGCCACCCAGTAGGCCGCGGTCGAGTAGACGCGGGTGGAGGCCATGACGCCGATGTTCTCGCCGTAGGTGGTCGTTCCCGAGCCGCCGAAGAATCCGGCCAGCGAGGTCGAGATGCCGTCGGCGATCAGCGCCTTGCCCGTCTGTTTGTTGATCGACGGGTCTTCGACCATGGTCGCGACACCGCGCACGTGGCCGACGTTCTCGGCGATCAGCACGAGCACGACGGGCAGGAACATCGCCATGGCCGTCCAGGTGCCGGGCGAGACGAAGTCGGGCAGATGGAAGCTCGGCAGACCGAACCAGTCCGCAGCCTCGACGGCACTGAAGTCGAGCTCACCGCGAACGGCCGCGAAGATGTACCCCGCGATCACGCCGAGGAAGATCGAGATGCGCCCCAGGAACCCGCGGAACACCACCGCGAAGAGGATGGTCACGGCAAGGGTGAACGTGGCAGTGATCGGGGACAGCTCGTAGTTGCCTCGTGCGGCGCCGGCGAGGTTGAACCCGATGAGCGCGACGATCGTGCCGGCCAGCACCGGCGGCAGGAAGCGGTCGACCCACTTCACGCCGACGGTGTGCACGACGACGCCGATGACCCCCAGCAGCACGCCGACGGCGACGATGCCGGCGAGAGCCGAGCCCATTCCGGCCGTTGCGGTCGCCGCCGTCACCGGGGCGATGAACGCGAACGACGAGCCAAGGTAGCTGGGCAGCTTGTTGCGGGTGACCAGCAGGAACAGGATCGTGCCGACACCGCTGAACAGCAGCGTGGTCGGCACCGGGAAGCCGGTGAGGATCGGCACCAGGAACGTCGCGCCGAACATCGCGACGACGTGCTGCACGCCGATCGCGATGGTGGCGGGCCAGCTCAGGCGTTCTTCGGGGCGGACGACGGCGTCGGGCGCGACGGTGCGACCGTCGCCGTGGATCTTCCACAGCGGCATGCGGGCTCCTCGGGGGATCGGGGCGGGTCGGCCCCCAGCCGTGCGCGGGGCCGAGGAAACACTATCGCGGGATCGGATCTCACCCACCGTCCCGGTGCTCTCCGTCTATATGTCACGAAGTACCGGTATAAGCGGCGGATACCGGTACTTCGTGACATATAGACGGGAGGGGCGGATGCTCAGCCCTTGAGCCGGTCGATCAGCTCGCGGTAGCGGTCGGCGGTGCGCTCGACGATGTCGGTGGGAAGGGCGGGCGGCTCGCCCTGCTTGTCCCAGTTCGCGGCGAGCCAGTCGCGCACGATCTGCTTGTCGAAGCTCGCCATCCGCGCCTCGGGCGTCGCCCCGGTGCGCCAGGTCTCGGCATCCCAGTAGCGGGAGGAGTCGCTGGTGAGCACCTCGTCGGCCAGGCGCAGCACGCCGTCGGCGTCCACTCCGAACTCGAACTTCGTGTCGGCGAGGATCAGTCCGTGCGACTCGGCGATCTCGGCGGCGCGACGGTAGGTGTCCAGCGAGACGTCGCGCAGCTGTGCTGCGCGCTCCGCGCCGACGAGCTCGACCACGCGCTCGAAGGTGATGTTCTCGTCGTGCTCGCCCATCGGAGCCTTGTACGCGGGGGTGAACAGCGGCTCGGGCAGCCGATCGCCGTTCTTCAGACCGGCGGGCAGCGGGATGCCGCACACGGTGCCGCTCTCGACGTACTCGGCCCAGCCCGAGCCGGTGATGTACCCGCGCACCACGCACTCGATCGGCAGCATGTCGAGCGCCATCGCGAGCATGGCGCGGCCGGCCACGGCATCCGGGATCTCTCCCTCGGCGATGTGGTTGGGCACGTCGTCGAGCTTCTCGAACCACCACGTGCTCAGGGTCGTGAGCAGCTCGCCCTTCTGCGGGATTCCGGGGGAGAGCACGAAGTCGAACGCGCTCACCCGGTCGGATGCCACGACCAGCAGCCGCGTGTCGGACGGATCCTCCGAGGCGTACAGGTCGCGGACCTTGCCGGAGTAGATGTGCCGCCAGCCGGGGATGCTCTGTGCTTCGCTCACGCGTACATCATCCCATCCCGTCGCGCCGCACTCCTGCCCCGAGACGAGCGCGAGGCGCGGCCCCTCAGAGCGCGAGGCGCGGCCCCCTCAGACCGCGCCTCACTGTTCCCCTCGTCCCCAGGTCAGTCCCGCGTCAGCGTCAGCGTCTTCGTCGCGCCCTGAATGGTCAGGTCGAACGAGATGCCGCCGTTCGCGAAGCTGAACTCCTTCTCGGTCTCACTCGAGGCGAGCAGCGACTTCTGCATCGCCTCGGTGTCGCCAACCGAGATGAAGGTGTAGGTGTCCTCGCCCGGTTCGGGCGGAGTGAACGAGCCGGCCCAGTACAGAGCGCTGTCCATCGTGCCGCTGAAGGCATCGCCCTCCTCGCCCACCTCGAAGCTCGGCCAGAAGATCTCGATCCGGTCGGTGGTGATCGTGGCGGTGAGTGTCTGCTCGGGGTCGGGAGCCTCGTGCCAGGACCACTCACCCGTGAGGTCGAGCTGTTCCGGCGTGGGCTCGGCGGCGGCCGGGGATTCTCCCGCAGAGCTGCTGCTGGCTTCCGGCGTCGCAGCGGCGGAGCATCCCGTCACTGCGAGAGCAACGGCGATCAGTCCGGCGGCCGCGGAACGGCGAAGGTTCATCGGGATTCTCCTCGTCATCAGTGATCGTTCAGCACGGCCCAGGCGATCAGGCTGTCGATGCGCCGCACGTCGGCGCCCTTCGCGAGCTTGACCTTGATGTGACCGGCCTTGGTCCACAGCTCCAGCTCGGAGTTCCAGTCGAGGGTGCCGGCATTCTCCGACGACCACATCAGGATCGAGCTGTAGGGCAGCGAGTAGATCTCGACCTTCTTTCCCGTGATGCCCTGTGCGTCGCGGACGATGAGACGCTTCGTGGTGAACGTCGCCGAGTCACGGAACGTCTTGAACGAGGTGATCGCCTCCTCGCCCTGCGCCAGCAGTGCGAGCACATCCGGCGGAACCGGGATCTCCTGCTGCAGTGTCCAGCTGAGGATTGCGGAATTCTCCATGGTTGGGTCCTTTCTCGTGGCTCAGTACCCGACAGCGGCCAGTGCGAAGTCGATCTGCTCCGGTGTGAATTTCTCGAATGCCAACTGGTCGGCCAGACCGTCTCGCGAGAAGGCCGACATGTCCGTGTACTGCTTGGCCTTCTCGGCTGCCTCGGCGTTCCAGTCGGCCTCGGCGTTGTCCGCGCCGAATGTGGCGGACTCGGTGCTGTAGCCCTCGAACTCCAGCTGGCTGATGAGTCCGGCACGAGAGAACCCGCTGAAGTTGAGGTAGTCCTTCGCCTTGGCGATGGCATTCGTCTGCTCGACGGTGAGCTTCGGCTTCGGAGGTTCGACAGTGACGATGACCTCGGTGCCCTCTTCGACCTCCTCGCCCGCGGCGATCGACTGAGTTGCGATGACCGAGTCGTCCGTAGCGTCGGCGGGGGCGGTGAAGACGAGCCCGTATGCCTCAGCGATGGGGCGGGAGATGCTGATCCGGGTGCCGACCATGTTAGGGACGATCGCCGTCTCCGGCTCATCGGCCGTAGTAGCGTCCGCATTCTCCTCGGCCGGTGCGCTCGCCGCTGGCGGATCGGCGATCGAAGCCGCGACATCGGGCTTCGGGCTGACGATGTTGAGAATGATCCCCACCAGAATGACGGCTCCTGTGACGATCCATGCGACCTTCTTGTGATCTCCATAGCCCGCCAGCGCACGACCCGAGCGATCCCGGGTCGCACCGGCGAGCACCATGATCAGGTCAACGAGCCACCAGACGCCGATGCCACCGAGGGTTACCAGCTTCAAGATGCCCGTGCCGACCTTGCCCAGGTAGAAGCGGTCGATGCCGAGGTACCCCACCAGCAGCGAGAGCAGCCAGGTGGCGAGGAACGACTTATCGCCTTCGACCGCTCGCTGACCTGCGACCGGTGTCGGAGCCGGTGCTGGGGGCGTGACGGCTGGCGCGGCGACCGTCGAGGTGGGCTGCGGCGGGGTGATCGCACTCGGCGGCGGGGGTGGAGTCGGGCTGCTGTTCTGCTCAGTCATGTGGTTGTCCTCTGTTCGGGTGCAGGGCGCCGGGACGGCGTTCTACACGGATAACCGATGCCCCAGGGGTGGCATCGATGCTCCGCATCAACAGATGTCTATCGGTAGCTGCGGACACGACGTTACGGGCTTCATGCTCTCGTGACGTCGTCGGCGCACGGATCCGCTACCCGGGTAGACCTTCCTCGGCCGTTCGGGGGAGGTCGTAGCGGCCGCTCGGTGGACGTGGACGTCGGATGCCGGCAATACGCTCGTCGTGTGTCGTCATCGAGCATCCCCGCAGCACCGCGCCGTCGCCGCGTGGCGTTCGCGGGCGGCTCCATCGGCCTGATCGTCGGCGGGGTCGTCTTCGACGTCGCGGCGCTGCTCAACGTGCCGGGCGCCGCGCGCTTCACAGATGGCGTCACAGGAGAGGCGAAGGTGACCGACCTCGGCACCGGCCTCGTGCTGCTCGTCATCGCCGCCTGGATCACCGTGATCTGGCGCCGCCGTGCGCCGCTCGTCGTCATGGCGGCCGGCGCCGTGCTCGCCGCCGTCGGCACGTCATACGTGCTGCTGCTGATCGGTGCGGTCGGGGTCGTGCGCCGCACACCAGGACGGATGCCGCTCATCGCCGCGCTGACTTCCGGCGCGGCGCTGCTCTTCGCCGCCCGCGAGGCGTTCACGAGCTGGGGTGCGGCTCTGCCGTGGTACTTCACGACGCGGACCTCGGCACCGAACGAGCCGGTGTGGGTCGTCATGCCCTTCGCCTTCGCGCTGCTCTCCCTCGCGGTGGCGGCGGGGATCGTGCTGTACGGCCGGGTGCGCACGCGCGCCGATCGCAGCGACGAACGGGCAGCCGCCGAGCACCGTCGCGCGGACGCGCTCACCGAGCAGATGGTGAGGCAGGCCGAGCGCGACCGGATCGCCCGTGACATGCATGATGCGCTCGCTCACCGACTGTCCGTGGTCTCCTTGCACGCCGGGGCGCTGGAGGCGGCGGCATCGGCCGGGGTGTCCGGGGGCACGGGCACCGGAGAGATCGCCCGAACCGTCCGGGAGCAGACCCATGCCGCACTGCAGGACATGCGCGGGCTCATCGGCGATCTGCGCGGCACCATGGGAGCAGCGTCGAGCGCGCCCGCATCGATGAAGGCGATCGGTGCTCTGCTGGCAGAGCTGCGCGCCGGCGGTGCGGCCATCACCGCGCACGTGCTGCTCGAGTCCCCCGAACGCGCCGCCGCTCTTCTGGACACCGCGGTGTTCCGCATCCTGCAGGAGGCGCTCACCAACGCGATCAAACACGCCCCCGGAGCGGTGGTGGACGTCTACGTCCAGGCGGAGCCGGGTGTGGGGGCCCGCATCCGCGTCACCAACCCGCTCGCCGTATCCTCGGGCCGCGCACTGGTGCCCGGAGGGGGAAACGGCACCCTCGGCATCCGCGAACGGGCGTCCGCGCTCGACGGCACGGCGTGGATCGGCGAGTACGACCACGCCTTCATCGTCGACGTCACCCTTCCCTGGCAGGAACGCGGATAGCGTCGCGCGTCGTCCCGGCCCTCACGCGTCGGACGCCGTCGCTAAGCTCGGGGCGTGACTGACACCGCTCCCGAACTCGTGCGCGTGCTCCTGGTCGATGACGAGCCGCTCATCCGGAGCGGACTGCGCGCCGTGCTCGCCTTCGCGCCGGCGGTCGAGGTGCTCGGTGAGGTCGCCGACGGAGCGGCGGCGGTCGAGTTCGTGCGCAGCCACCGCCCCGACGTGGTGCTGATGGACGTGCGGATGCCGGGGATGGCGGGACCGGAGGCGACGGCCGCGATCGTCGCGCAGTCGGATGCGCGCGTGCTGGCGATGACGAGCATCGACTCCGAGGATCAGCTGATGGGGATGCTGTCGGCCGGCGCCAGCGGCTACCTGCTGAAGGACGAGTCTCCCGATCGCATCGTCGAGGCCGTGCTGCGTACGGCTGCCGGCGACACCGTGATCTCCGGTCGCAGCACCGCGCAGCTGGTGCGCCGCGTGGTCGAGGCCGAGGGAGGCGCCGGTCGCCGCGCCGCCGAGCAGCGGGTCTCCGGGCTGTCGGGGCGCGAGCGCGACGTGGCCCAGGGCGTCGCGCGCGGCGAGACCAATCAGGAGATCGGCGTGGCCCTGCACATTTCGGCCGGAACTGTGAAGACGCACCTCGAGCAGGTCTTCGCCAAGCTCGGTGTGCGCAGCCGGGTGCAGGTCGGCGTGATCCTCGAACGGGCAGGGCTGGGCCCGGCTGAGCTCTGACCGAAGAGTTCGGTGCGGCGTCCCGGCCGGATGGGGCGCCGCTGTCGGATGCAGACGGGGCACCCCGATGTCGCACCCGAGGTGTACCGTTGCCGGGTGACTTCGCCGGTGACATCCCCCATCCCGACCCGAAGCCCCTGGCCCGCCCTGTGGGCGCTGGTCATCGGGTTCTTCATGATCCTCGTCGACACGACGATCGTCTCGGTCGCCAACCCGGCCATCAAGGCCGCCCTCGATCCCGACACGAACAACCTCGACAACGTGGTGTGGGTCACCAGCGCCTATCTGCTCGCCTACGCGGTGCCGCTGCTGATCACCGGGCGGCTTGGCGACCGGTTCGGGCCGAAGAACATCTACCTCATCGGGCTCGTCGTCTTCACGGCATCCTCGCTGTGGTGCGGTCTGTCGACCACCCTCGAGGGACTCATCGCCGCCCGGGCGGTGCAGGGCCTGGGCGCGGCGTTCATGACTCCGCAGACGATGGCCGTGATCACCCGAACCTTCCCACCCGAGCGCCGCGGCGCGGCGATGGGACTGTGGGGTGCCACAGCCGGCGTCGCCACGCTCGTCGGGCCGCTGCTGGGCGGCGTGCTCGTCGACGGACTGGGATGGGAATGGATCTTCTTCATCAACGTGCCGGTCGGCATCGTCGGCTTCGTGATGGCCTGGATGCTCGTGCCGCGCCTCGAGACGCACCCGCACCGCTTCGATCTGGTCGGCGTCGTGCTCAGTGCCGTCTCGCTGTTCCTCATCGTCTTCGGTCTGCAGGAGGGCGAGAAGTACGACTGGGGCACCATCGTCGGCCCGATCTCGGTGTGGGGGCTGATCGGCGCCGGGCTCGCGCTGCTGACCGTTTTCGTGCTGCAGCAGTGGAAGACCCGCAGCGAGCCGCTCGTGCCCCTCGGGCTGTTCCGCGACCGCAACTTCTCGGCATCCAACCTCGGCATCGCCGCCGTCGGCTTCACCGTGACCGGGATGTCGCTGCCGTTCATGTTCTACCTGCAGCTCGCACGCGGGCTGACCCCCACCGAGTCGGCGCTGCTGATGATCCCGATGGCGGTGCTGTCCGGCGTGCTGGCGCCGTTCGCCGGTGGTCTGCTCGACCGGGTCGACCCCCGGTTCATCCTCATCCCCGGGCTGTTCTGCGTCGCGGGCGGCGTGCTCTGGAACGCCGCGCTCATGGACACGAGCACCCCGACGTGGATGTTCCTGCTGCCGTCCGCGCTGCTCGGCGTCGGCAACGCGGGCATGTGGGGTCCGCTGGCGACC
This is a stretch of genomic DNA from Microbacterium sp. YJN-G. It encodes these proteins:
- a CDS encoding phosphoribosylaminoimidazolesuccinocarboxamide synthase — encoded protein: MSEAQSIPGWRHIYSGKVRDLYASEDPSDTRLLVVASDRVSAFDFVLSPGIPQKGELLTTLSTWWFEKLDDVPNHIAEGEIPDAVAGRAMLAMALDMLPIECVVRGYITGSGWAEYVESGTVCGIPLPAGLKNGDRLPEPLFTPAYKAPMGEHDENITFERVVELVGAERAAQLRDVSLDTYRRAAEIAESHGLILADTKFEFGVDADGVLRLADEVLTSDSSRYWDAETWRTGATPEARMASFDKQIVRDWLAANWDKQGEPPALPTDIVERTADRYRELIDRLKG
- a CDS encoding MFS transporter, encoding MILVDTTIVSVANPAIKAALDPDTNNLDNVVWVTSAYLLAYAVPLLITGRLGDRFGPKNIYLIGLVVFTASSLWCGLSTTLEGLIAARAVQGLGAAFMTPQTMAVITRTFPPERRGAAMGLWGATAGVATLVGPLLGGVLVDGLGWEWIFFINVPVGIVGFVMAWMLVPRLETHPHRFDLVGVVLSAVSLFLIVFGLQEGEKYDWGTIVGPISVWGLIGAGLALLTVFVLQQWKTRSEPLVPLGLFRDRNFSASNLGIAAVGFTVTGMSLPFMFYLQLARGLTPTESALLMIPMAVLSGVLAPFAGGLLDRVDPRFILIPGLFCVAGGVLWNAALMDTSTPTWMFLLPSALLGVGNAGMWGPLATEATRNLPRRQAGAGAGIYNTTRTIGSVVGSSAIAAFMQGRLEANLPGLESAPAGFGEGGALPDAVAEGFSAGMAQAMLLPASVMAVALVAALFLRRHRNGDGNGSAR
- a CDS encoding PH domain-containing protein; this encodes MENSAILSWTLQQEIPVPPDVLALLAQGEEAITSFKTFRDSATFTTKRLIVRDAQGITGKKVEIYSLPYSSILMWSSENAGTLDWNSELELWTKAGHIKVKLAKGADVRRIDSLIAWAVLNDH
- a CDS encoding uracil-xanthine permease family protein encodes the protein MPLWKIHGDGRTVAPDAVVRPEERLSWPATIAIGVQHVVAMFGATFLVPILTGFPVPTTLLFSGVGTILFLLVTRNKLPSYLGSSFAFIAPVTAATATAGMGSALAGIVAVGVLLGVIGVVVHTVGVKWVDRFLPPVLAGTIVALIGFNLAGAARGNYELSPITATFTLAVTILFAVVFRGFLGRISIFLGVIAGYIFAAVRGELDFSAVEAADWFGLPSFHLPDFVSPGTWTAMAMFLPVVLVLIAENVGHVRGVATMVEDPSINKQTGKALIADGISTSLAGFFGGSGTTTYGENIGVMASTRVYSTAAYWVAGITAILLSMSPKFGAVINSVPAGVLGGVTTALYGLIGVIGIKIWVDNRVDFSRPVNQYTAAVGLIVAVGGFQIVDPDSGFQLGGIVLATVGAILIYHLGNLIARVRKSGADDPKPLEAVGPIGGDPA
- a CDS encoding response regulator, which encodes MTDTAPELVRVLLVDDEPLIRSGLRAVLAFAPAVEVLGEVADGAAAVEFVRSHRPDVVLMDVRMPGMAGPEATAAIVAQSDARVLAMTSIDSEDQLMGMLSAGASGYLLKDESPDRIVEAVLRTAAGDTVISGRSTAQLVRRVVEAEGGAGRRAAEQRVSGLSGRERDVAQGVARGETNQEIGVALHISAGTVKTHLEQVFAKLGVRSRVQVGVILERAGLGPAEL
- a CDS encoding Ltp family lipoprotein produces the protein MTEQNSSPTPPPPPSAITPPQPTSTVAAPAVTPPAPAPTPVAGQRAVEGDKSFLATWLLSLLVGYLGIDRFYLGKVGTGILKLVTLGGIGVWWLVDLIMVLAGATRDRSGRALAGYGDHKKVAWIVTGAVILVGIILNIVSPKPDVAASIADPPAASAPAEENADATTADEPETAIVPNMVGTRISISRPIAEAYGLVFTAPADATDDSVIATQSIAAGEEVEEGTEVIVTVEPPKPKLTVEQTNAIAKAKDYLNFSGFSRAGLISQLEFEGYSTESATFGADNAEADWNAEAAEKAKQYTDMSAFSRDGLADQLAFEKFTPEQIDFALAAVGY
- a CDS encoding sensor histidine kinase, coding for MSSSSIPAAPRRRRVAFAGGSIGLIVGGVVFDVAALLNVPGAARFTDGVTGEAKVTDLGTGLVLLVIAAWITVIWRRRAPLVVMAAGAVLAAVGTSYVLLLIGAVGVVRRTPGRMPLIAALTSGAALLFAAREAFTSWGAALPWYFTTRTSAPNEPVWVVMPFAFALLSLAVAAGIVLYGRVRTRADRSDERAAAEHRRADALTEQMVRQAERDRIARDMHDALAHRLSVVSLHAGALEAAASAGVSGGTGTGEIARTVREQTHAALQDMRGLIGDLRGTMGAASSAPASMKAIGALLAELRAGGAAITAHVLLESPERAAALLDTAVFRILQEALTNAIKHAPGAVVDVYVQAEPGVGARIRVTNPLAVSSGRALVPGGGNGTLGIRERASALDGTAWIGEYDHAFIVDVTLPWQERG
- a CDS encoding CinA family protein; the encoded protein is MEDLDQLSDIARTRGLRIAVAESLTSGNLAGHVGAGEGTATWFAGGIVAYFTDVKERLLGLEPGTDPCSAECAEQLARGARELFEVDLAVSTTGVGGPGPDGGHPPGTVYLGWATRTDAGHRHLQLDGSPDEVLAATIAAAVRMLTFHAPEA